A stretch of Pseudolysobacter antarcticus DNA encodes these proteins:
- a CDS encoding VOC family protein: protein MKRVTGIGGIFFKAKDAPALQAWYKRHLGIDVQPWGGAAFDWTDADGKPTGGTTAWSIGSQEGDQFAPSQASFMVNYRVEDLYALVAALKAEGCNVFDKIDDSEYGKFAWVIDPEGNKVELWQPAEG from the coding sequence ATGAAACGAGTCACTGGCATCGGCGGCATCTTTTTCAAGGCAAAGGACGCACCTGCGCTGCAGGCTTGGTACAAGCGCCATCTCGGCATCGATGTGCAGCCGTGGGGCGGTGCCGCGTTCGACTGGACCGACGCGGATGGCAAGCCCACGGGCGGCACGACCGCCTGGTCGATTGGTTCGCAGGAAGGCGATCAGTTTGCTCCGAGCCAAGCCTCGTTCATGGTCAACTACCGCGTTGAGGACCTTTACGCGCTGGTCGCGGCGCTCAAGGCGGAAGGCTGCAACGTCTTCGACAAGATCGATGACTCCGAGTACGGCAAGTTTGCCTGGGTCATCGATCCCGAGGGAAACAAGGTCGAGTTGTGGCAACCAGCTGAAGGCTAA
- a CDS encoding DUF3052 domain-containing protein, whose translation MNPAPAIGYSGTPLAKKLGIKEACQVFLIEPPDDFVDWLQPLPQGVIFVQPLSAETDMVIVFALHKTMLAQHLSRCRKVIRANAMIWACWPKKSSGVASDISEDIIREVALPIGLVDIKVCAISAIWSGLKLVIRKELR comes from the coding sequence ATGAATCCAGCGCCAGCTATCGGCTATTCGGGTACGCCGCTCGCCAAGAAACTCGGCATCAAGGAAGCCTGCCAAGTATTTCTGATTGAGCCGCCAGACGATTTTGTCGACTGGTTGCAGCCTCTGCCGCAGGGTGTAATTTTCGTGCAACCCCTGAGTGCGGAAACCGATATGGTGATCGTTTTCGCACTGCATAAAACAATGCTCGCTCAGCACTTGTCGCGCTGCAGGAAAGTGATCCGCGCCAATGCGATGATCTGGGCATGCTGGCCGAAAAAATCCTCCGGCGTGGCGAGCGATATCAGCGAAGACATCATCCGCGAAGTCGCCCTGCCGATTGGCCTCGTCGATATCAAGGTTTGCGCGATCAGTGCGATATGGTCGGGATTGAAACTTGTTATACGCAAGGAACTTCGCTGA
- the trhA gene encoding PAQR family membrane homeostasis protein TrhA, whose protein sequence is MSSSAARRAYSHGEEVANSITHGLGVLFSIVGLVLLVAIAARNHDIWQVVSCAIYGSTLLLLYTASTLYHAIPLPVPKRILQTLDHIAIFLLIAGTYTPFSLISLRDSWGWPLFYSVWGLALLGVLIELSFLKRYHAMQVGLYIAMGWIALIAIKPLMAAVPYDGLVLLFAGGIAYTFGVIFYVWRSMRYHHALWHLFVLAGSVLHYFAVLFYVLPRA, encoded by the coding sequence ATGAGTTCCAGCGCAGCACGCCGTGCGTATTCCCACGGCGAAGAAGTCGCCAACAGCATCACCCACGGATTAGGCGTGCTTTTCAGCATCGTCGGCCTCGTGTTATTGGTCGCCATCGCGGCACGCAATCACGATATCTGGCAGGTGGTTTCGTGCGCGATTTATGGCAGCACGCTGCTGCTGCTGTACACCGCCTCCACTTTGTATCACGCCATTCCGCTGCCGGTGCCGAAACGCATTCTGCAGACGCTGGATCACATCGCGATTTTCCTGCTGATCGCCGGTACTTACACGCCGTTCTCGCTGATCAGTCTGCGCGATAGTTGGGGCTGGCCGCTGTTTTATTCGGTCTGGGGCTTGGCGCTGCTCGGTGTATTGATCGAGCTGAGTTTTCTCAAGCGCTACCACGCGATGCAAGTCGGCTTGTATATCGCGATGGGCTGGATCGCACTGATCGCGATCAAACCGCTCATGGCCGCAGTGCCGTACGACGGCCTCGTGCTGCTGTTCGCGGGTGGAATCGCGTACACCTTCGGCGTGATTTTTTACGTCTGGCGTAGCATGCGTTATCACCACGCATTGTGGCATTTGTTCGTGCTCGCGGGCAGCGTGCTGCATTATTTCGCGGTGCTGTTTTACGTGTTGCCGCGCGCCTAG
- a CDS encoding zinc-dependent alcohol dehydrogenase family protein, with protein sequence MKVRAAVLREMGLPAPYAESLPLRIETVELAPPGAGEICVRVLAAGLCHSDLSVIDGSRPRPMPMVLGHEATGEIVEVGTDVGGLRVGDRVVFSFVPSCGHCDPCASGRAALCEPGAQANAAGQLLGGGRRWSDTKAVSLQHHLGVSGFAEYTVVSARSAVKIDADLAPEIAALFGCAVMTGVGAVVNTAKVAAGESVTVFGLGGVGLAALLGARAAGAYPLIAVDVIAEKLELALALGANICIDASREDAVAAVREASRGGVMYAIESVGSERVLAQAYAATRRGGTTISVGLPAPDKMFSVPAVSLVAEERTIKGSYMGSAVPSRDLPRYIAMYRAGLLPVDRLLTHRLALDEINLGFDRLTRGQAIRQVVLF encoded by the coding sequence ATGAAAGTTCGCGCCGCGGTTTTACGCGAGATGGGATTGCCGGCGCCGTATGCTGAATCGTTGCCGCTGCGAATCGAGACGGTCGAACTCGCGCCGCCGGGTGCGGGCGAAATCTGCGTGCGTGTGCTTGCCGCGGGCTTGTGCCATTCCGATCTTTCGGTGATCGACGGTTCGCGGCCACGGCCAATGCCGATGGTGCTGGGTCACGAGGCGACCGGCGAAATTGTCGAGGTTGGCACCGATGTCGGTGGCTTGCGGGTCGGTGATCGTGTGGTGTTTTCGTTCGTGCCGAGTTGCGGTCATTGCGATCCGTGCGCAAGCGGCCGCGCCGCCTTGTGCGAACCCGGCGCGCAGGCCAATGCGGCCGGACAATTGCTCGGCGGCGGACGACGCTGGAGCGATACAAAAGCGGTGTCGTTGCAACATCATCTCGGGGTATCGGGTTTTGCCGAATACACCGTCGTATCGGCGCGATCGGCAGTAAAAATCGATGCCGATCTCGCCCCGGAAATCGCCGCGTTATTCGGCTGCGCCGTGATGACGGGCGTTGGCGCCGTGGTCAATACCGCCAAGGTTGCCGCCGGTGAAAGTGTCACCGTGTTCGGCCTCGGTGGTGTGGGTCTGGCGGCCTTGCTCGGCGCGCGCGCGGCGGGGGCTTATCCGTTGATCGCGGTCGATGTGATTGCGGAAAAGCTCGAACTCGCGTTGGCCCTCGGCGCGAATATTTGTATCGACGCGAGTCGCGAAGATGCGGTCGCGGCGGTGCGCGAAGCCAGTCGTGGTGGCGTGATGTATGCGATCGAATCGGTCGGCAGCGAGCGTGTACTCGCACAGGCGTACGCGGCAACGCGCCGCGGCGGCACCACGATTAGCGTCGGCTTGCCAGCGCCGGACAAGATGTTCAGCGTGCCGGCGGTGAGCCTGGTGGCGGAGGAACGCACGATCAAGGGTTCGTACATGGGTTCGGCCGTGCCGTCGCGCGATCTGCCAAGGTATATCGCGATGTATCGCGCAGGTTTATTGCCGGTTGATCGCCTGCTCACGCATCGCCTGGCACTCGATGAAATCAATCTGGGTTTCGATCGTCTCACGCGTGGTCAGGCCATCCGTCAGGTCGTATTGTTCTAG
- a CDS encoding DUF1801 domain-containing protein — translation MRSFSNSTVARIFDAYPPAIRSKLLTLRALIFATAANTAGVGEIEETLKWGEPAYLTIQSRSGSTIRIGAKKSNPTQYAIFFNCKTDLIETFRTLFPDEFQFDGNRAIVFDVADEVPMDALKICIAATLTYHRNKTTAR, via the coding sequence ATGAGATCGTTCTCGAATTCGACCGTGGCGCGCATTTTCGACGCGTATCCGCCGGCGATCCGCAGCAAACTGCTGACCTTGCGCGCGCTGATATTCGCGACCGCCGCAAACACCGCAGGCGTCGGCGAAATCGAAGAAACGCTGAAGTGGGGCGAGCCCGCTTATCTCACCATACAAAGCCGCAGCGGCAGCACGATCCGCATCGGCGCGAAAAAATCCAACCCCACGCAATACGCGATCTTTTTCAATTGCAAAACCGATCTGATCGAAACATTTAGAACACTGTTCCCGGACGAATTCCAGTTCGACGGCAATCGCGCGATCGTGTTCGATGTAGCAGACGAGGTGCCGATGGATGCGCTCAAGATCTGCATTGCAGCGACGCTGACCTATCATCGCAACAAAACCACGGCGCGTTAG
- a CDS encoding GNAT family N-acetyltransferase gives MSILVTERLQLRELNTDDAEFIFELVNEPAWLQNIGDKGVRNLIDAQQYITNGPQASYAKFGFGLYLVALRNSDVAVGICGLVKRETLADVDIGFAFLSRFWGNGYAVEAATAVLAHGRGVIGLPRVVAITAPDNLGSKRVLEKIGLRFDKMILLPGYTTESRFFTTDHETAK, from the coding sequence ATGAGCATACTCGTAACCGAAAGATTGCAATTGCGCGAACTCAACACGGACGACGCCGAATTCATTTTCGAGCTGGTCAACGAGCCCGCGTGGCTGCAAAACATCGGCGACAAGGGCGTGAGGAATCTCATCGACGCGCAGCAATACATAACGAATGGACCGCAGGCGAGTTATGCGAAATTCGGCTTTGGTCTGTATCTGGTCGCACTGCGGAATTCCGACGTGGCGGTGGGAATCTGCGGACTCGTGAAGCGCGAAACGTTAGCCGACGTCGATATCGGCTTTGCGTTCCTGTCGCGTTTCTGGGGCAACGGTTATGCGGTCGAAGCCGCAACCGCAGTGCTGGCCCACGGACGTGGCGTGATCGGATTGCCACGAGTGGTGGCAATTACCGCGCCCGACAATCTGGGTTCAAAACGTGTTCTAGAAAAAATCGGCTTGCGTTTCGACAAGATGATTTTGTTACCGGGTTACACCACGGAAAGCCGGTTCTTCACGACCGATCATGAGACTGCAAAATGA
- a CDS encoding TonB-dependent receptor, with protein METAFYYRERKRFPAILLLLLVMLAMAVAQVHATQSEPTQAGVTDVADASTNKLQPIDVVGHYDNAVGTSDAASQGVILGKLLQDIPLLRPGEVLESIPGLVVTQHSGDGKANQYFLRGYNLDHGTDFATSVDGVPVNMPTNGHGQGYSDLNFLIPELVDRIEYRKGPYFAQNGDFASAGSADIRYRNSLDRSILDLSIGDNGYRRILTAASIPLPFTAPAGNGSGPTLLAALELSENNGPWKLPEDIHKFNGLLRASDGNADLGWSLEALAYDAHWRSTDQVPLELIQSGALCRFCALDPTDGGRSARQILSGEWHTQDNDGYLRTSAYFEHYRLQLWSNFTYFEANPDMGDQFNQRDARNILGSKIANGWKHSLFGHESVTEIGAQVRHDVIHVSLLDTQARVPFATVTDNLVDETEAALYIQNTTVWTDWLRSLAGLRADAISLDLTSQSYAPNSGKVSDNRASPKLSLIFGPWRKTEFFINIGDGFHSNDARGAVSQFDPITQEPVIRTPALVGSFGKELGVRTEIVPGLQSSLALWSLNSASELLYAADSGGTEANGASKRYGVEWNNHMVINQWLLFDADLAWTRARYANNNDNGDSGDQIPNAVSKVASVGISAHDLGPWSGDLKFRYIGGYPLTQDGSLRAPSALVANLRVQRQLNDWAALSLDVLNLFDRKYYDIAYGQDYQISPTSPLVPNGITVHPGEPRELRLTLRLKL; from the coding sequence ATGGAAACAGCGTTTTATTATCGTGAGCGCAAACGATTTCCGGCGATACTGCTGCTGCTTCTCGTGATGCTGGCGATGGCTGTTGCGCAGGTCCACGCGACGCAATCCGAACCAACGCAAGCAGGCGTCACCGACGTCGCGGATGCGTCCACCAACAAGCTGCAACCGATCGATGTGGTCGGACATTACGATAACGCGGTGGGCACCTCCGATGCGGCTTCGCAGGGCGTGATCCTCGGCAAATTGTTGCAGGATATTCCGTTGCTGCGCCCTGGCGAGGTGCTTGAGTCGATTCCCGGCCTCGTCGTCACGCAGCACTCCGGTGACGGCAAGGCCAATCAATATTTCCTGCGTGGTTACAACCTCGATCACGGCACCGATTTCGCCACCAGCGTCGATGGCGTGCCGGTCAACATGCCGACCAATGGTCATGGCCAAGGTTACAGCGATCTAAATTTTTTGATTCCCGAACTGGTCGATCGCATCGAATATCGCAAGGGCCCGTACTTTGCGCAGAACGGCGATTTTGCGTCGGCCGGTTCGGCGGATATCCGGTATCGCAATTCGCTGGATCGGTCGATCCTCGATCTCAGTATTGGCGACAACGGCTATCGGCGCATTCTCACTGCGGCATCGATTCCATTGCCGTTCACCGCGCCCGCGGGCAATGGTTCCGGCCCGACGCTGCTTGCCGCTTTGGAATTATCCGAAAACAACGGGCCGTGGAAATTGCCGGAAGACATCCACAAGTTCAACGGTCTGCTGCGCGCGAGTGATGGCAATGCGGATCTCGGTTGGTCGCTCGAAGCATTGGCTTACGACGCGCACTGGCGCTCGACCGATCAGGTGCCGCTGGAGCTGATTCAATCCGGCGCATTGTGCCGTTTCTGCGCGCTCGATCCAACCGATGGCGGGCGCTCCGCAAGACAGATTCTTTCCGGCGAATGGCATACGCAGGACAACGACGGTTATCTGCGTACCTCGGCCTATTTCGAGCATTATCGCTTGCAGCTCTGGTCGAACTTCACCTACTTCGAAGCCAACCCGGACATGGGCGATCAGTTCAATCAGCGCGATGCGCGCAACATCCTCGGCAGCAAAATCGCCAACGGTTGGAAGCACTCGCTGTTCGGCCACGAGTCGGTCACCGAAATCGGCGCGCAGGTACGTCACGATGTGATTCATGTATCGCTGCTGGATACGCAGGCGCGAGTGCCGTTTGCAACCGTGACCGACAATCTAGTCGACGAAACCGAGGCCGCGTTGTATATCCAGAACACCACGGTCTGGACCGACTGGTTACGCAGTCTGGCGGGTTTGCGCGCCGACGCGATTTCGCTCGATTTGACCTCGCAGTCGTATGCGCCGAACAGCGGCAAGGTTTCGGATAATCGGGCCTCACCGAAACTTTCGCTGATCTTCGGGCCGTGGCGAAAGACCGAATTTTTCATCAATATCGGCGATGGATTCCACAGCAATGACGCGCGTGGCGCGGTCAGTCAATTCGATCCGATCACGCAGGAGCCGGTCATACGCACACCGGCCTTGGTCGGAAGTTTTGGCAAAGAGCTTGGTGTGCGCACCGAGATCGTGCCGGGCCTGCAAAGTTCGCTCGCGTTGTGGAGTTTGAACAGTGCATCAGAGCTGCTGTACGCCGCCGATTCCGGCGGCACCGAAGCCAACGGCGCGAGCAAGCGCTACGGCGTCGAGTGGAATAATCACATGGTGATCAACCAGTGGCTGTTGTTCGATGCTGATCTCGCGTGGACGCGTGCCCGTTACGCCAACAATAACGACAACGGTGATAGCGGCGATCAGATTCCGAATGCGGTCAGCAAGGTCGCATCGGTCGGCATCAGCGCGCATGATCTCGGGCCGTGGTCGGGCGACCTGAAATTCCGTTACATCGGTGGTTATCCGTTGACCCAGGACGGCAGTCTGCGCGCGCCATCCGCGCTCGTCGCCAACCTGCGTGTGCAGCGCCAGTTGAACGACTGGGCGGCGTTGTCGCTCGACGTGCTGAATCTGTTCGATCGCAAGTATTACGACATCGCGTACGGGCAGGATTACCAGATTTCACCGACCAGCCCGCTGGTGCCGAACGGCATCACTGTTCATCCGGGCGAGCCGCGCGAATTGCGTTTGACCTTGCGCCTCAAACTCTGA
- a CDS encoding di-heme oxidoredictase family protein, whose product MKKLFLPLWLSIVVWLNTAAFAQAAPSPPPPPLAPAHDLGVRAVSVGAGAPLATLSADELQFFADGLARFNQVDSVSGGIAGEPGIGLGPTFNANSCGSCHAQPSTGGTSPSANAYPHLGPNPQLAIAKLDGASNTIPPFLSSDGPVREARFPFVVNANGSLSNTADGGVHALFSISGRSDAVGCALPQPNFNQMQQLGNLTFRIPTPVYGAGLIENIGDATILANQAANASLKQQLGIAGHPNTSGNDGSITRFGWKAQNKSLQIFSGEAYNVEMGVTNELFPNERANPPATCLLNPTPEDLTNFSLSGSAIVIDTVAFSNFMRFLAPPVASTVGIPGNPPAQSFSNGKAMFAQVHCDTCHTPVLQADVSIYTPGLSKQNAALYSDLLVHNMGSGLADQISQGAAGPAEFRTAPLWGVGQRIFFLHDGRATPQNGGLLAAIQAHSSAGSEANAVIKSFNALNNQQQQDLMNFLRSL is encoded by the coding sequence ATGAAAAAATTATTCTTGCCGTTGTGGTTATCGATTGTGGTGTGGTTGAACACGGCTGCATTTGCACAAGCGGCGCCATCTCCACCGCCGCCACCACTGGCGCCAGCGCATGATCTCGGCGTGCGTGCCGTGAGCGTTGGCGCGGGCGCGCCGCTGGCGACATTGAGTGCCGATGAGCTGCAATTTTTCGCCGACGGACTGGCACGTTTCAATCAGGTCGATTCGGTCAGCGGTGGTATTGCGGGCGAGCCCGGCATCGGCCTCGGGCCGACGTTCAACGCCAATAGCTGCGGCAGTTGTCATGCCCAGCCATCGACCGGTGGCACCAGTCCGAGCGCGAATGCGTATCCGCATCTCGGGCCGAATCCGCAACTGGCGATTGCCAAGCTCGACGGCGCAAGCAACACAATTCCGCCGTTTCTGAGTAGCGATGGTCCAGTGCGCGAGGCGCGCTTTCCGTTCGTCGTGAATGCCAACGGCAGCCTCAGCAACACTGCCGATGGTGGCGTGCATGCACTCTTCAGCATCAGCGGGCGCAGCGATGCCGTTGGTTGCGCTCTGCCGCAACCGAATTTCAACCAGATGCAGCAACTCGGCAATCTGACTTTTCGCATTCCGACGCCGGTCTACGGCGCCGGTCTGATCGAGAATATCGGCGATGCCACGATCCTCGCCAATCAGGCGGCGAATGCATCGCTCAAGCAACAGCTCGGCATCGCCGGACATCCGAACACCAGCGGCAACGATGGTTCGATCACGCGGTTCGGCTGGAAGGCGCAGAACAAATCGCTGCAGATTTTTTCCGGCGAGGCCTACAACGTCGAGATGGGCGTGACCAACGAATTGTTCCCGAACGAACGCGCCAATCCGCCAGCAACGTGTTTGCTCAATCCGACGCCCGAAGACCTGACCAATTTTTCGCTGAGCGGTAGCGCGATCGTTATCGATACCGTGGCGTTTTCGAACTTCATGCGCTTTCTCGCACCGCCGGTGGCATCGACCGTGGGCATTCCCGGAAATCCGCCGGCGCAATCCTTCAGCAACGGCAAGGCGATGTTCGCGCAGGTGCATTGCGACACGTGCCACACGCCGGTGCTGCAAGCCGACGTATCGATTTATACGCCCGGCTTGAGCAAACAAAACGCCGCACTGTATTCCGATTTGCTGGTGCACAACATGGGTTCGGGCCTGGCCGATCAGATCAGCCAGGGCGCGGCTGGCCCGGCCGAGTTCCGCACTGCACCGCTGTGGGGTGTGGGGCAGCGGATTTTCTTTTTGCACGACGGTCGCGCGACGCCGCAGAACGGCGGCCTGCTCGCCGCGATCCAGGCGCATTCGAGCGCGGGTTCGGAAGCGAATGCGGTGATCAAATCCTTCAACGCGCTGAACAATCAGCAACAGCAGGACCTCATGAATTTTTTGCGGTCGCTTTGA
- a CDS encoding YdeI/OmpD-associated family protein — MTMIDRNTLGTIPIQLFVDQKAWRIWLKKNHAKSTGLWLQLAKKNSGKNTVSYAEALEEALCFGWIDGQKQKDDASFFLQKFTPRTTKSIWSKINRNKADVLIESARMQAAGLRQVELAKADGRWDAAYDGSSSAVVPDDLQIALDANAKAQDFFVTLNRQNRYAILFRIHNVKKAETRARKICEFIAMLERHERVHG, encoded by the coding sequence ATGACCATGATTGATCGCAACACGCTCGGAACCATCCCGATACAACTTTTTGTCGATCAAAAAGCCTGGCGTATCTGGCTGAAAAAGAATCACGCAAAATCGACCGGGTTATGGCTGCAGCTGGCGAAGAAAAATTCTGGGAAAAACACCGTGTCGTATGCCGAGGCGTTAGAAGAAGCGCTGTGTTTCGGCTGGATCGATGGGCAAAAACAGAAAGACGATGCTTCTTTCTTTTTGCAGAAATTCACGCCGCGCACGACAAAAAGCATCTGGTCGAAAATCAATCGCAACAAAGCCGATGTGCTGATCGAATCCGCGCGAATGCAAGCCGCCGGACTACGCCAGGTGGAGCTTGCAAAAGCCGATGGCCGCTGGGATGCTGCCTACGATGGATCGAGCAGCGCTGTGGTACCGGACGATTTACAGATCGCACTCGATGCGAATGCCAAGGCGCAGGATTTTTTTGTCACGCTGAATCGGCAAAACCGCTACGCTATTCTTTTCCGGATTCACAACGTCAAGAAAGCCGAAACGCGCGCGAGGAAAATCTGCGAGTTCATCGCGATGCTCGAAAGACATGAGCGTGTACATGGATGA
- a CDS encoding DHCW motif cupin fold protein yields MQIIAVPFGITDWSLIAQTEHQGESGMAYWRTQNFGDIRVRMVEYSPGYRADHWCRKGHVLLCIEGELCTELEDGRTFTLTAGMSYQVADNAEPHRSSTLLGAKLFIVD; encoded by the coding sequence ATGCAAATCATCGCCGTCCCCTTCGGAATCACGGACTGGTCGCTCATCGCTCAAACCGAGCATCAGGGTGAATCCGGCATGGCGTACTGGCGCACACAAAACTTCGGCGATATCCGCGTGCGCATGGTCGAGTACAGTCCCGGTTATAGGGCTGATCACTGGTGTCGCAAGGGCCATGTTCTTCTCTGCATTGAAGGCGAGCTATGCACCGAACTCGAAGATGGCCGCACGTTCACACTCACGGCTGGCATGAGTTACCAAGTCGCGGATAATGCAGAACCGCATCGATCTTCAACGCTGCTCGGCGCGAAACTTTTTATCGTTGATTGA
- a CDS encoding MltR family transcriptional regulator, with protein sequence MLYDYNDFQKNYEGESDRSVVILAASFLEQTLEGYIRTKLVEAAPVSKLFEGYAPLSTFAAKIDIAFALGLIPVHIHDDLRTIKKLRNLFAHKPDSLSFSSSQVADICRNLRDIKRSDGTTWEIAEARSRYLNAVLFSLMHMDAQAARTDRLKVPVFHFEVVEDSKAGA encoded by the coding sequence ATGCTTTATGACTACAATGATTTTCAGAAGAACTACGAGGGCGAATCAGATCGTTCGGTGGTCATTCTCGCGGCGAGCTTCCTTGAGCAAACCCTAGAGGGCTACATTCGGACGAAGCTTGTTGAGGCAGCTCCTGTGTCAAAGCTGTTTGAGGGTTACGCCCCTCTGTCCACTTTTGCAGCAAAGATAGACATTGCTTTTGCGCTCGGGCTGATACCAGTACATATACATGATGACCTCCGCACGATCAAAAAACTGCGTAATCTGTTCGCTCACAAACCAGACTCTTTGAGCTTCTCGTCCTCTCAAGTTGCGGACATATGCCGCAACCTCCGTGACATCAAGCGAAGCGACGGAACCACATGGGAAATCGCCGAAGCTCGTTCAAGGTACTTAAATGCGGTTCTGTTTAGCCTAATGCACATGGATGCGCAGGCAGCACGGACCGATCGCCTCAAAGTCCCAGTTTTTCATTTCGAGGTCGTTGAGGACTCGAAGGCCGGCGCATAA
- a CDS encoding GNAT family N-acetyltransferase, giving the protein MSLDVVIRPIEHRDFAAWSILWDGYNTFYGRSGATALAPEITQMTWSRFFDAYEPVHAMVAEKNGELLGLVHSIFHRNTIMLGPTCYLQDLFTGAAARGKGIGRALIEAVYAHAKTAGATRVYWHTHETNQTAMALYDKIAARSGFVVYAKNL; this is encoded by the coding sequence GTGTCTCTCGATGTCGTTATTCGCCCGATCGAACACCGCGACTTCGCCGCCTGGTCGATATTGTGGGATGGCTACAATACGTTCTACGGTCGCAGCGGCGCTACCGCACTAGCGCCCGAAATCACGCAGATGACATGGTCGCGCTTTTTCGATGCGTATGAGCCTGTGCACGCGATGGTCGCCGAAAAAAACGGAGAGCTGCTCGGTCTCGTGCACAGCATTTTTCATCGCAATACCATCATGCTCGGCCCGACTTGCTACCTGCAGGATCTTTTCACCGGCGCGGCCGCCCGCGGCAAAGGCATCGGTCGTGCCTTGATCGAGGCGGTGTATGCACACGCGAAAACTGCCGGCGCGACACGCGTGTACTGGCACACGCACGAAACCAACCAGACCGCGATGGCGCTGTACGACAAGATCGCCGCGCGCTCGGGTTTTGTCGTGTACGCAAAAAATCTCTGA
- a CDS encoding acyl-CoA thioesterase, whose translation MSSRDAYRHFLPITTRWKDNDVYGHVNNVEYYSYFDTVINSYLIGAGVLDIHAGAVIGVCAESHCKFLGEIAFPETIDAGLRVEHLGNSSVRYGIGLFRRDQPTPAAQGWFVHVFVDRITRRPTPLPADLRAALEGLFVAPQA comes from the coding sequence ATGAGCTCACGTGACGCCTATCGCCACTTCCTGCCGATCACCACGCGCTGGAAAGACAACGACGTCTACGGACACGTCAACAACGTCGAGTATTACAGCTATTTCGATACGGTCATCAACAGCTATCTGATCGGCGCCGGCGTGCTCGATATTCATGCTGGTGCGGTGATTGGTGTCTGCGCCGAATCGCATTGCAAGTTTCTCGGCGAGATCGCGTTTCCCGAAACCATCGATGCCGGATTGCGCGTTGAACATCTCGGTAATTCCAGCGTGCGTTATGGCATCGGATTGTTCCGTCGCGACCAACCAACGCCAGCCGCGCAAGGTTGGTTCGTGCATGTTTTTGTCGATCGCATCACGCGCCGACCGACACCATTGCCGGCGGATCTGCGTGCCGCGCTCGAAGGTCTTTTTGTGGCGCCGCAAGCATGA